Sequence from the Pontibacter pudoricolor genome:
AAACATCCAATGTAAATATTGGTGTGGCAGATATCCGGTATAACACGCTGTTAGCTGCACAGTCTAGAGGGCTTGTATCGATCAAACTGCTGCAGAATGGAAAAAGCCATCCTAACATTATGCCTTTGATAAAACTGCCCGAGATGTATTACATCGCAGCAGAGGATTACATCAGGGCTAATGACCTTAACATGGCCATAGCATATCTGAACAAAGTCAGAAAAAGCCGCGGCATTATTGAAGAAATTTCGGAAGGTGCTGAGCCTGAAGTAGTGAAAGAAGAACTATACAAAGAGTACCGCAAAGAGTTTGTGAGTGAAGGGCAGTTGTTTTTCTACTACAAGAGACTAGGGCAGACGACCATTCCCGGACTTTCGGAAAGCACAGAAGTAGGCGATAAGATCTATGTGCTGCCCTATCCGGATAGTGAAATTGAGTTTGGTAACAGAGTCCAATAACCTTAAACGTTAAGAAAGTGAAAAATCTTAAGCTAATTCCTTTTGCGGCCCTGGTGGTGACCCTGCTGTTTACCTCATGCGCCAAACAAGACATCATGCCTTATCAGGCTGACCCTGCGGTTAATTTTGTGTCTAAAACTGTAGAGTATTCTTTTCTGGGTAATCCTGAAGGTGAGTATGTACAGGAGATAGAGGTGCAGGTTATGGGCCAGGCAGCAGACCACGATCGCCGCTTCAACGTGGAAGTAATTCAGGACTCCCTTACAACTGCAACACCACAACAGTACGAAATTGTGGAAGGGCTTGTAAAGGCCGGTGAATTTAAAGGTAAACTATATGTGAGGCTGCTTAAATCACCAGCTCTGGATAAAGACAAAGTATCCCTGCATCTGAGAATCACCAATTCCGATGATTTCCAGAAAGGCAACACAGAGTCAGTTGATTTTACCGTTGCCTGGACAAATAAAGTAATTGTACCGGCCTGGACCTACTATAGATATTTCTTTACAGCTAAAGCAAGTACAGCTGCATACAGAGCTATAGTGGAGTCTACAGGTGTGAAAACATTTACAGTGCGAGATTACATCGCCGTGGGACCTACAGGCGCACAGGCGCTGGGTACCCAGTTTGGCGACTATGTGAAGCAATGGAACAAGGACAACCCGGATAACCCGTTACGCCATGATGATGGGGTTTTGGCTGGAGAGTTGATCGTTCCTATATACTATACACATTCTAAATTCGACTAAGTATGAAAAGAATAAATATACTTATTTGCTTCATCATCATTTCGCTGGGATGGATGATTACTTCCTGCCATGATGATTTAAGCACACTGGATGTAAAAGAAGTGCCAGGTGTTGAAATTGATACCACAGGTATGAAAGCTTTTTCAGTACACCAGTTTGATTATCTGGTGGTAGAGCCCAACCTGGTTAAGGCAAAAGGCCTTTCAGAGTCAAACCTTAGCTATGAGTGGCGCATTAACCTAATACCCGGCGATACGACATTTCATATTATAGGAGATCAGAAGAACCTGAACTACGAAGTTCGTTTCAAGCCTAATGTTTCAGGCAATTACCATTTGCTTTATTACACTATAACAGATAAATCAACTGGTTTGGAATATATCATGTCCTGGCCGGTAACTGTTAAAAATAATATTGGGGAAGGGCTTGTAATTGCTGAAACGAGTGACGGTATCAATACCGATATAAGCCACATCATGCATTCTTTGGTAACAACGGATTATACAGGGGAAAGCGTGAAGCATAATGTTTATTCATCTATAAATAGTGGTACCATCAAAGGCTTGATTAAGCAGATGCGCTTCACAAAAATGTATGGTGTTGATGTATTATTAGGAATAACAGATAACAGTATTACCCGAATAAATACGCTGGACTACACGTTGTCTGGCACAAACGGAGAGCTGTTCTACAGTAATTCTTCAGGCCAGCATCCACAGGCGCTCGGCGGAATAGTTCAGGGAGATATGTATGTGGCTGACGGAAAGTTAACAGGTACGTACCTGGGTGCTTCCAGAAAGTTTGGCCTGCCGTTCGACTTTACTTACAAAGTTCCGGATCATATAGCTTTTAACGGGTTTAACTATTATCCTCTGCCAATCAGGATTAACTTTTACGATGAAGCAAACCAGCATTTTGTTTACCTGCCAACTATAATGTCTTTTGGAGATAACAAGATGCATCCGGTACCGGCAGATACTGAAGGGGTGTTCGACCCTGCTACTGTGACGAATAAAGTCAACCTGGCTGCAGGCGTAAGCACAGGAGGAGACTTCCTGCATCTTCTTAAGGATAAATCATCTGGTGATATTGGGCTGTATGTGCTGGACGGAGGGCAGGACAACTATCCAAGTCCTATCCCCCGAAGGCGAAAGCATTGTATAGCTTATCCGAGGCTCCGGAAATTGACAAAGCAAAACATTTTGTCTTTTTAGACAACCAGCGGGTAATGTATTATGCCACAGATAGCAAAATATACGCTATGTTGTATAGCACCGAAACTCCTGTATTTGAACTGCGCTATTCGGTACCGGCAGGAGAGGAGATTACAACCTTACAGGTATATCGTCAGGCCGATTATCCATTCAGGTCTGAAGGGTGGGACCCTCCTTATAATGCGACGAATAATAAACAGCTCATCATGTCTACCTATGGGACGGAAGGAAAGGTGTACATTCTGCCTATGATCAACGCTGGTGTAGGTAACATCGATGTGGCTAATATTAAGACCTTCAATGGGTTTGACCGAATCACTGCGATCACGACACAATTATAATTTCTGGAAATATAGGCAGCGTATGCAAAAGCATGCGCTGCCTTACCTGAATAGAACATGAAAGGTTTTATACCAGTTTGTCTGGTTCCAGCCTATAACAACCGGTGTAGTATAAGCTGCACATGCTTGTAAACACTAGGGAGGTATCCCTAAAGCCATAGTTAAAAACTACTTTAATACATGAAGAAAATCATCAGAATAGCCCGGTTAGAGCTAAGTATACTGTTCTATTCACCAATAGCCTGGATTATACTCATTATATTTCTTATTCAGTGTGGGGTAACCTTCATTGGTCTGATTGAGACCCGTGAGGCGAGTCAACAGCTGGGTAATCCATTAAAATCACTCACACAGGATGTTTTTGGCGGAGCGCAGGGGTTCTTCGCTGCTGTTCAGAATAAATTATACCTGTACATCCCGCTGCTAACAATGGGACTGATGAGCAGGGAACTCAGCAGCGGTTCCATTAAGCTTTTATATTCTTCCCCATTAACTAATCTGCAGATCATACTGGGCAAGTTTCTGGCAATGATGGGCTATGGTTTCCTGTTGGTGCTAGTACTTCTGGGCATATTAGTGGCTGCTACATTTTCGATAGAAGCACTGGACTTCAGGTTTTTGCTTGGCGGTATTATTGGCTTATATTTATTGATATGTGCCTATTCAGCGATCGGGCTTTTCATGTCCAGCCTTACTTCCTACCAGGTCGTAGCGGCTATCAGCACGCTGGCTTTATTCGCCGCCTTAAGCTTTGTCGGCACTGTTGGGCAGAGCATTGATTTTGTCAGGGATATTACCTACTGGATTTCTCTTGATGGCAGGGCAGATAATTTTATCAATGGTCTGATCAGCAGTAAAGATGTAATCTACTTTCTTTTAGTGATTACCCTCTTCCTGATGCTAACTGTAATGAGGCTGAATAGTGGCCGAGACAGTAGTTCTTCTCTTTTTGTTGCTGGCCGATATACACTTTTAGTTATTACGGTTCTGGGTATTGGTTACATTAGTTCATTACCAACTTTAACAGGTTATTACGATACCACACGTTTTAAAGACAGAACCCTGACAGAGAGTAGTAAGGACCTGATCGATCAGCTTGACAAGCCGGTTACGATCACGAGTTATGTGAACGTAGTCAATGCCTTTTCCCACTTAGGTTCTCCAAAATTCCGCATTTTTGATCTCAATAAGTTCGAGCAGTACACCCGCTTTATCCCCAATCTGGAAATGAAGTATGTGCCCTACTACGATTCTACCTTCACCAGCCGGGATAACTTAGGAAAAACGCTCCCTGAAATGGCGCATCAGTATTCTTTAGCCTATGGGTTTGACTATGAACGGTTAATGACCCCTGCCGAAATTAGGAAACAAGTAAACCTGGTACCTGAACAGAACACATTTGTGCGCATGGTTGAATATAACGGTAAAAGCACTCCGCTCCGCATGTTCTTCGATATGTTAACTTATCCTGGTGAAGCAGAAATTTCAGCTGCCTTAAAACGCCTGCTGACGAAGGCTCCGGTGGTGGGTATTATGACGGGTAATGACGAACGCAGTGTTCTAAGAACAGGAGACAAGGATTATAAAGATATCATGAATACCCTGTCTTCCAGGGGAGCATTGATCAATCAGGGCTTCGATGTAGTGAACATTAATATTGACGAGGTAAATGCTGCCCCGGACAGCTTAACCGTGCTGGTCATTGCAGACCCGATCGAAGCTTACTCTCCGGAACAGTTGCAGTTCATCAACAGCTACATTGATAACGGTGGCAATATGTTAATTGCCGGAGAGCCAGGGAAACAGAGCATTCTTAATCCTGTCGTTGAAAAGCTTGGCGTTTCATTCACGGAGGGTACCCTGCTCCAGGAATCAAAAGAACTTGAACTGGACCTGCTTCAGACCCACCTTACAAAAAACGCAACTGCATTCAGCAAGGCAATATCTGGTAAGGACATTATTACATTACCCGGGGCTGTCGGATTGAATTATGCTGAAAGCAATTCATTTAAGGTAACTCCTATCCTGATGACAGACAAACAGTTTACCTGGAACAAAACCGAAAAGTTTGATCTGGAAAATGATTCAGCAGCCTTCAGACCTGGTTTAGACCGGAAAGCAGCTATACCGGTAGCGCTGAGTTTAACCCGTGAAATTTCAGATAAAGCGCAGAAGATAATAGTAATAGGGGATGCGGACTTTATGAGTAATGGAGAGCTGGGAAGATATAATCTGAGAACCAAGAACTTTGAATTTATTGTAAACATGTTCAAATGGTTCAATGACGGTCAGTTCCCGATAGATACAACGCGCCCGGAATCCATCGACAATAAAATACTTGTAACACAAGCAGAGATCTCGTTCCTACAGATACTGCTTCTGGCCATCGTTCCAATCTCTTTAGGGGCTTTTGGAACAGTTACACTTATCAGAAGAAAAAGAAATTAAAATATCAAGAGAACCAACAGCACATCAAATCTAATACACAGATGGAAGAAAGTATAGCAAAGATCCAGAACCTGTCGCATCGTTACAGCAGAGACTGGGCAGTTAAAAATATTAGTTTCGAAATTCAGAACAGGGGTATCCTGGGATTACTCGGTTCCAATGGGGCTGGTAAATCAACCACGATGAATATCCTTTGCGGCGTTATTAATCAGACGGAGGGTGATGTTTTTATAGATGGAATTAATGTGCGGGAAAACCCGGTGGAAGCCAAAAAATTAATCGGCTTTTTACCGCAGAAAGCCCCCTGCATTTAGAACTTACGGTAGATGAATACCTGACGCACTGTGCCCATATGCGCTCAATCCCATCAAATAAAATCAAAGATGCCTTAGAATTGGCAAAAGCAAAATGTGGTATCAGCCATTTCAGTAAGCGTGTTTTAAAGAACCTTTCCGGAGGTTATCAGCAGCGTGTTGGTTTAGCACAGGCAATTATCCATAACCCGAAACTGGTTGTATTGGATGAACCAACAAACGGGCTTGATCCAAATCAAATACTGGAGGTCCGCAAACTGATCCGGGAAATTGCTGAAGACAGAGCTGTTATACTCTCTACCCACATCCTTTCAGAAGTACAAGCTACTTGTGATAAGATTGTTATGATTGAGCATGGTGAGATTGTGTTTGCTGATACACTTCATGCATTCAACAATTATATTGAGCCAAACACCTTAATAATGGAAGTTGACAGCCCTCCGTCAGAAGATGAACTCTATGCTATTGAAGGAATTACAGATGTATACTTTGTGACGAAGAATAGAATCAGGTTACAATTTAATGCTGGTCCTGAAATCACTAAAACTATTATTCAGGCTAGTATTACTAACGGGTGGCGCTTATCAGAGATATTCCTTGAGAAAAGCTCACTGGATGGAGTGTTTGCTCAATTGTCTAAAAAGAAGCATGCAGGAAATAAAGCACCTGAACTTGTGCCTGTAAACTTTTAAATAGAATCCTGATGAAAAAAATAATAAGGATCGCACGCCTGGAGCTAAGCCTCATGTTTTATTCCCCGATTGCCTGGCTGTTGCTCATCATTTTTATCGTGCAAACCGGGTTAACCTTTACGGAATTACTTTACAACCAGGAAACAAACCAGCAACTGGGCAGACCGCTACAGGTGCTTACAAAGATACTTTTTGCGGGAGATGATGGCATATTAGCTGCCATGCAGAAGAACCTGTATCTGTATATCCCTTTGCTTACAATGGGTTTGTTTAGCCGTGAAATTAGCAGCGGTTCCTTTAAGTTGCTGCTTTCTTCGCCGGTGACAGTTCGTGAGATTGTCCTGGGTAAGTTTCTATCCATGATGGTTTATACAGCTTTGCTATCACTTGTCTTATTAAGCTTCGTGATTGCTGGTGTAGTTTCTGTAGAAGCTCTGGATATTAAGTTTGTGCTGGGTGGCGTTTTAAGCCTGTATCTGTTAATGTGTGCGTATTCTGCCATCGGCCTTTTTATGTCCAGCCTTACCTCCTACCAGGTAGTAGCGGCTATCAGCACACTGGCTGTTCTTGCAGCCTTGAATTTTATCGGACAAGTTGGACAGCAGTTTGATTTTGTACGGGATATTACTTACTGGCTGTCCATAGCCGGCAGGGCAGATAATGGTGTTAATGGTTTATTAAGCTCAAAAGATCTCCTTTACTTCCTTCTTGTCATAGGCTTATTCCTGTTGCTGACGATCATAAAGTTCAAGCATGAACGTGAGACAATCTCAAAAGGAACAAAGGTTACCAGGTATAGTTTTTTAATCTTAACATTTATCCTGATTGGATATGTTACATCCCTGCCAACGCTAAATGGGTATTATGATACTACCCGCTTCAAGGATCGTACCCTTACACAAACTTCTCAGGACATTGTCAACAGGCTGGACAAGCCAATCAGCATAACAACGTATGTTAATGTGGTACACTATAGTGCGCCATACGGTGCACCGGAGAACAGAATCAAAGACCTGAATCAGTTTGAAAAATACCGACGCTTTCTGCCGAATCTGCAGATGAACTATGTGCATTATTATGATACACTGGTACAGTATAATGACACCACAAAGACGCTGATGGAAAAGGCTCAACGTGCTGCAAAAGCCCATAAGCTGGATTTTGACGAGCTGTTAAACCCTAAGGAAATCAAGGAAATAATTGACCTGGTGCCTGAAGATAACCGCCTTGTACGCATTATTGATTATGGCGGGAAGAAAACACCACTCAGGATGTTTGATGACATTTTCGCCTATCCCGGAGAAACGGAAATTACTGCGGCTCTGAAGCGGTTGATTGAAAAACCTGCTCTGGTTGGAGTTCTTACAGGAAATGGTGAACGGAGCTCAGACAAAATTCAGAATGATGCTTATAAAATCATTACCAAAGGGTTGAATGTAAGAGGATCTTTAATCAACTCGGGGTTTGATGTCATTGATATTCCAAGTGCACAAACAATTCCTGCCGGTCTGGATGTATTAGTTCTGGCAGATCCTGCAAATCAGTATACGCAGGAACAGGCAAATAACATTCTTTCCTATATAAATGCCGGTGGTAACCTGATGATTGCAGGGGAACCGGGCCGTCAATCTGTATTGAATCCGATTATCGAAAAGCTGGGTCTTACTTTTGTACCTGGCACATTGTTGCAGGAAAGTGAAAACTATGAACTTGATTTAATACAGGCCAAGTTTACCCCAGATGCCGCCGCATACGGATTTGGTTTCTACGATAAAGCAGTAGTTACTCTTCCCGGAGCAATGAGGGTAGCCAGCACCGGTAACACAGGCTTTCAGGTAGCACCTATTCTGGTAACAGATGGCAGTGTTACCTGGAACAAACAGGAAAGCTTTGATCTGAAGACAGAAAAAGTGGTGTTTGATTCCGCTACTGAAAAGAAAATAACGGCTCCTGTAGCTTTGGCCCTGCGGAGAAATGTAGGCAATAAGGAACAGAAAATCATGGTGTTTGGCGATGCTGATTTCATGAGCAATGTGGAACTGAACCGAAATAATGTCAATACTGTAAATGCCTCTTTTGCCTTACGCATGTTTAAGTGGTTCAGCGATGGAAAGTATCCCGTAGATACAAGCCGTCCTCCGTCTATTGATGACAAGGTGTTGCTTACCAGAGCTGGTATTGGCTGGATGAAAGTATCTGCACTGGGAGTAATTCCACTTTTATTCGGAGCTTTTGGTGCGGCCCTTTTGATCATAAGAAAGAGACAATAGTTGTTCATATTTGGTGTTGTTTTTTTACCCAGACCCTCTGAATTTTAGTAATCGAGGGTCTGGTTTATACAACTAACATCTCTGTTTTACTTCTATTTATGCAGCATACAAGCGACAGGTATCGGACAAGTGTCACCCGGCCTGCAATTTTCCAGAAAACATCTAAAACTAACATGAAGTACACCAAAGCATTTATTACACCCTTCCTATTTTTATTTTTTTTTAGCTTATCAGCAACAGCACAGTTAAGTGTAAAAGTTGTTGATCCTGGAAATATCCCCCTCGATGACAAAGTTAAAATAGGTAAGCTGGAAAATGGCCTTACGTACTATATCAGAAAAAATACAGAGCCAAGTAAGCGGGCAGAGCTGTATCTGGTAATAAAAGCAGGCTCGCTGCAGGAAACTGATGATCAGAAAGGGCTGGCCCATTTTACAGAGCATATGGCTTTCAATGGTACCAAAAGCTTCCCTGAAAATGATCTGATCGACTATCTTCAGAAAGCCGGTGTACGTTTTGGCGCCGACCTAAACGCTTATACAAGTTTTGACCAAACTGTATATCAGCTTCCTTTACCAACCGATAACCCTGAACTTTTGGAAACAGGCTTTAAAATTCTGTCGGAATGGGCTGGACATGTTTCTTTTGATCCAAAAGAGATAGATAAGGAAAGAGGAGTTATTGTAGAAGAAGAGCGTCAGAGAGGGAAGAATGTTTCAGAAAGAATAAGTAATCAGCTTTTGCCTGTTCTGCTTGCAAATTCAAGGCACATAGATCGTCTGCCTATCGGGAAGGTAGAAGTCATCAAAAACTTTAAACACTCCTCCTTAACGCAGTATTACCGGGATTGGTACAGGCCTGATATACAGGCTGTAATTGCTGTAGGGGATTTTGATGAAGCAAAGGTAGAAAGCCTTATCAGGAAAAATTTTTCAACCCTGTCTTCCCCTGTTAATGCTCCGGAAGTCTCATCTTACACGATACCTGCTAATCAAACCCCTTTAGCTAAAATCGTTACAGATCCTGAGTTTCCTTATACCGTAGCTTCTGTCATCTACAAACATCCGGCTACTGTTACCAGGACAGTTACTGATTTCAGAAACGCTATCATCAGAAGTGCAGCCAGTAATATGATTGCTATCAGGATGAATGATTTAGTTAAAAGTGGTAAAGCACCTTTCCTGAATGCAAGTGCTGGTTTTGGACCATATCAGGGAGGAATGGGGGATTTGAATGCTTTCACCCTGCAGGTGGTTGCGAAGAGTCCGGAACAACTGAAAACTTCTATCAGGGGACTTATGGATGAAGTTATCCGGATGCAACGGTTTGGTTTTACGCAGTCTGAATTAGACAGAGTGAAGCTGAGCTTTTTGAATGCAGTGGAGAAAAGTTACGTAGAGCGGGACAAAACATCTTCTAAAGCTTATGTGAATCAGTACCTGCAGCACTACTTGAAAGGAGAGACCATTATTGATATGAACTATTCTTACGAGTTTTATAAAACCTATCTGGAGGAAATTAAGCTTGAAGAAGTAAATAAAGTGGCTTCTGGCTTTGTTACACCTAACAACCAGATTGTTTTAGTACAGGCCTCCGAAAAAAATAAGGATGTTCTGCCTACTGAAGCGGAACTACTGGGTTGGGTAAATGACCAGCACACTGAGGTAAGTGCCTATGTGGATGATGCTGTTAACGAGCCGTTGTTGCAGGATAAACTGACTGGCGGTAAAACAGTGAAATCTAAGTCCGTAAAAGGCGTTTCCGCAACGGAACTCAGGCTTTCGAATGGTGTAAAAGTTATTTTAAAACCAACTGATTTTAAAAACGACGAAATTCTCTTTTCGGCGCATAGCCCAGGAGGTTACTCCCTGGCCGATGAAGGGGACGTTCACTCCTCTATGATGGCTGGTAATATTATTGCATCTGCTGGAATTGGTAAATTTACTTCTACGCAGATCAGTAAGCTGTTAGCCGGTAAATCCTTGGCTGTCTCACCTTTCATTAATACATATGCTGAGGGAATCCAGGGCTATGCATCCCCTCAGGATCTTGAAACAGCACTTCAGCTTACCTACCTGTACTTCACGGAGCCAAGGAAAGATACCACCTCTTTCAACAGATTGCTTGAGAATGTAAGGGTGATGACGGAAGGTAAAGCTGCTAATCCTATGGCTGTTTTCCAGGATACGATTAATGCCGTAATGAAGGGGCGCAGTAAGTGGGCTTCAAGTCCTTCGCTTCAGGAACTAGAGCAGGTATCGTTGCAAAAGGCGCACGATTTTTATAAAAGCCGTTTTGCAGATGCCAGTGACTTTACCTTTTTATTTGTTGGCAACTTTGATATTAAAACTATAAAACCACTGCTGGAACAGTATTTAGGATCACTTCCATCTACTTACAGTAAAGAAAATTTCAGGGATGTAGGCATAAAACCCCTTTCCGGGAATGTAAATAAAACTGTCTATCGTGGATTAGAAGACAAGGCACTTGTTGTGCTTTCGCTTCATGGGGATTATAAATATTCAGAAAAGAATAACCTTAATCTTAAAGTCTTGGAATCAGTACTAGAAACCAGGCTGCTTGAAAGGCTTAGAGAAAAGGAAAGTGGTGTATATAGCCCTTCTGTATCGTTAAGCTATGTGAAGAATCCATCTTCTCATTACTCATTAGCAGTTTCGTTTAGTTGTGCGATTGACCGCGTTGATGAACTGGTAAAGGCTACAGAAGACGAAATCAATAAAGTTAGATCTGGCGGGCCTACACAGGAAGAGCTTGATAAGTTTATTGCACAGGAAAAGAGCCAGAACGAGGTAAGACTTAGAACGAATGGTTTCTGGCTTCAATACCTGCAGGGGGCATTTGCGAAGGAGACCGACCCTGACTATATCAACTCCTATGAAAAAAAGCTTGACAATTTAAAGTTGAAGAAAACCAAAAAGGCCGCTAAAAAATTCCTTTCGGCTGAAAACCATATTAAGCTTACGTTATTACCAGAAAAGGTAACTACCAAAAAGTAGCAGTATTAGTTAAGTAAGTGATTGCAATTGTCTCTTTCATTCAACTCACATGTTTGAGTAAAAAGTAATTAGATTAGTTTGCCTAGTGTTTGTGGTAAGTGTTGAGCCAGCTTTTTAAGCTGGCTCTCGCTTTTTTAGACATATTAGAGTTTCTGTTACGCTATTTTCAAAAGTGGGATATGCTATATTATTATAAATCAAAATAAAGTTAACTGCAGTAGTAGTAGTAGTAATGAATTTAGTTACAACACATTCATATTATACTCTTAATACTGTCTATAGGCTGCTCCATGATCTCACACAGTATTTCCTATAATTCTGCTTTGGTATTGCCTGTTTTGTACTAAGTGTATTGTTAGACGTCTTTCTTTAACAACACATGCATATGTAATATTTGTAGTTCATATGCAGAATACCACGTTGTGAACTTGAGTTAAAATCTACAATGAAAAATAGTAGTCTTTGATTTTGTTAGCCATCATTCTACGCCGCTCATACAAGAAGTCATTATAATGTTGAACGCTCATGTTGTCTATGGAAAACGGCACACAGTTCATATCTAAATTTTGTAGTAGTTCTTCCTGTGAAGCAATACCGGATATTCTTAAGTCCTGCTCTTGCATCTGTGTTGAAATCAGTTCAAAGTACTCTTTTGGTGATTTACTACCCACTTTGATGTTAATCTCAGACTGCATGAAAGCATAGTTGGCTATTTGGTTGTACTTGCCACGATCTAAACCGTTCTTTTTTAAATATTCTTTTGGGAATAAGTGGTGTATATCGCCTTTGTGTGTAATCAGGTCACACACAGAAATATCTTTTGACAAGAAGCCTTTATCATTGGCTTTAACCTGGGCAG
This genomic interval carries:
- a CDS encoding Gldg family protein, giving the protein MKKIIRIARLELSLMFYSPIAWLLLIIFIVQTGLTFTELLYNQETNQQLGRPLQVLTKILFAGDDGILAAMQKNLYLYIPLLTMGLFSREISSGSFKLLLSSPVTVREIVLGKFLSMMVYTALLSLVLLSFVIAGVVSVEALDIKFVLGGVLSLYLLMCAYSAIGLFMSSLTSYQVVAAISTLAVLAALNFIGQVGQQFDFVRDITYWLSIAGRADNGVNGLLSSKDLLYFLLVIGLFLLLTIIKFKHERETISKGTKVTRYSFLILTFILIGYVTSLPTLNGYYDTTRFKDRTLTQTSQDIVNRLDKPISITTYVNVVHYSAPYGAPENRIKDLNQFEKYRRFLPNLQMNYVHYYDTLVQYNDTTKTLMEKAQRAAKAHKLDFDELLNPKEIKEIIDLVPEDNRLVRIIDYGGKKTPLRMFDDIFAYPGETEITAALKRLIEKPALVGVLTGNGERSSDKIQNDAYKIITKGLNVRGSLINSGFDVIDIPSAQTIPAGLDVLVLADPANQYTQEQANNILSYINAGGNLMIAGEPGRQSVLNPIIEKLGLTFVPGTLLQESENYELDLIQAKFTPDAAAYGFGFYDKAVVTLPGAMRVASTGNTGFQVAPILVTDGSVTWNKQESFDLKTEKVVFDSATEKKITAPVALALRRNVGNKEQKIMVFGDADFMSNVELNRNNVNTVNASFALRMFKWFSDGKYPVDTSRPPSIDDKVLLTRAGIGWMKVSALGVIPLLFGAFGAALLIIRKRQ
- a CDS encoding Gldg family protein — protein: MKKIIRIARLELSILFYSPIAWIILIIFLIQCGVTFIGLIETREASQQLGNPLKSLTQDVFGGAQGFFAAVQNKLYLYIPLLTMGLMSRELSSGSIKLLYSSPLTNLQIILGKFLAMMGYGFLLVLVLLGILVAATFSIEALDFRFLLGGIIGLYLLICAYSAIGLFMSSLTSYQVVAAISTLALFAALSFVGTVGQSIDFVRDITYWISLDGRADNFINGLISSKDVIYFLLVITLFLMLTVMRLNSGRDSSSSLFVAGRYTLLVITVLGIGYISSLPTLTGYYDTTRFKDRTLTESSKDLIDQLDKPVTITSYVNVVNAFSHLGSPKFRIFDLNKFEQYTRFIPNLEMKYVPYYDSTFTSRDNLGKTLPEMAHQYSLAYGFDYERLMTPAEIRKQVNLVPEQNTFVRMVEYNGKSTPLRMFFDMLTYPGEAEISAALKRLLTKAPVVGIMTGNDERSVLRTGDKDYKDIMNTLSSRGALINQGFDVVNINIDEVNAAPDSLTVLVIADPIEAYSPEQLQFINSYIDNGGNMLIAGEPGKQSILNPVVEKLGVSFTEGTLLQESKELELDLLQTHLTKNATAFSKAISGKDIITLPGAVGLNYAESNSFKVTPILMTDKQFTWNKTEKFDLENDSAAFRPGLDRKAAIPVALSLTREISDKAQKIIVIGDADFMSNGELGRYNLRTKNFEFIVNMFKWFNDGQFPIDTTRPESIDNKILVTQAEISFLQILLLAIVPISLGAFGTVTLIRRKRN
- a CDS encoding ATP-binding cassette domain-containing protein, which encodes MEESIAKIQNLSHRYSRDWAVKNISFEIQNRGILGLLGSNGAGKSTTMNILCGVINQTEGDVFIDGINVRENPVEAKKLIGFLPQKAPCI
- a CDS encoding PKD-like family lipoprotein, whose amino-acid sequence is MKRINILICFIIISLGWMITSCHDDLSTLDVKEVPGVEIDTTGMKAFSVHQFDYLVVEPNLVKAKGLSESNLSYEWRINLIPGDTTFHIIGDQKNLNYEVRFKPNVSGNYHLLYYTITDKSTGLEYIMSWPVTVKNNIGEGLVIAETSDGINTDISHIMHSLVTTDYTGESVKHNVYSSINSGTIKGLIKQMRFTKMYGVDVLLGITDNSITRINTLDYTLSGTNGELFYSNSSGQHPQALGGIVQGDMYVADGKLTGTYLGASRKFGLPFDFTYKVPDHIAFNGFNYYPLPIRINFYDEANQHFVYLPTIMSFGDNKMHPVPADTEGVFDPATVTNKVNLAAGVSTGGDFLHLLKDKSSGDIGLYVLDGGQDNYPSPIPRRRKHCIAYPRLRKLTKQNILSF
- a CDS encoding DUF4843 domain-containing protein, giving the protein MKNLKLIPFAALVVTLLFTSCAKQDIMPYQADPAVNFVSKTVEYSFLGNPEGEYVQEIEVQVMGQAADHDRRFNVEVIQDSLTTATPQQYEIVEGLVKAGEFKGKLYVRLLKSPALDKDKVSLHLRITNSDDFQKGNTESVDFTVAWTNKVIVPAWTYYRYFFTAKASTAAYRAIVESTGVKTFTVRDYIAVGPTGAQALGTQFGDYVKQWNKDNPDNPLRHDDGVLAGELIVPIYYTHSKFD
- a CDS encoding ATP-binding cassette domain-containing protein yields the protein MRSIPSNKIKDALELAKAKCGISHFSKRVLKNLSGGYQQRVGLAQAIIHNPKLVVLDEPTNGLDPNQILEVRKLIREIAEDRAVILSTHILSEVQATCDKIVMIEHGEIVFADTLHAFNNYIEPNTLIMEVDSPPSEDELYAIEGITDVYFVTKNRIRLQFNAGPEITKTIIQASITNGWRLSEIFLEKSSLDGVFAQLSKKKHAGNKAPELVPVNF